TAATTACAATGTCTGCCGCTCTTCCTGCAATCTCATCTGAAACAACAAAGAATTGGCAAGATGCGTTTCGCAGCAAACTTGCCAATGCCAATCAATATCCAAACAATGCGTTAAACCGCAATATTGAAGGCACTGTTAAAATCCGAGTTAAGTTTGACAAAGATGGCTCAGTAAAAGGAGCCGAAGTCTTTCAATCTTCAGGTCATAAAGTACTTGATAAAGAAGCACTTCAGTCTGTGATTGCTGTAAAATCTCTTCCTTCTCTTCCTGACAATCACAAAGAAATGTCCGTGATCGTACCTGTAGTATTCCAAATTCAGGATCGTGCAATTGCTCGGTCTACATCCAGTGTGCGCGTGTTCGCATCTGCACATCAATAGGTAAAAAGACTGTGCCTGGAACTATAGTTTATTAATAGTTCCAGGCTATCCATATTTAAGAATATCATGAAATACTTTTCTCTTTACATCGCGTTTCATAAACCTAGTTTTTAACCTTTTCTAAATAGTCACAATTAGGCCACATTTTAACTGTTGCTCATATACAACATTTATATTTTCGTTACCTCAACACCCTAAAATATGCTCAGCACAATTCTTGTGATTTACCAGGTCAATCCATACATACCGGCTCCTATTTAAAACTTTGTGTTAGGAGTTAAATTATGAAAAATACAATTATTGCAATCGCTTCTGCAGCATTTCTTTCTTCAGTAGCTGTTGCTGACGATACGAAGAAATTCGATGGTGCATTCGCTGGTGTTGAAGCTGGTTATGCAGACTTCGGCGCAGCAGATGCATTCATTTATGGTGCAGAAGCCGGTTACCGCAAGCAATTCAACAACAACGTTGTAGTTGGTATTGAAGGTACATTCACGGGCGTTGATCTAAATGGCGTTGACTTCCTTTGGTCAACAACACTGACAGCTGGTCGCACATTTGGCACAAACAATGACCATCTTCTTTTCCTTGGTGCTGGCCTTGCTCAAATCAACACGGATTTTGGTTCAAGCGAAGCGTTCAAAACAGATCTCGGTTATGAATACGCGTTAGAAAACGGTTTTAGCGTTCGCGTTAAAGCAACTACATACGATTTCGACGATTTCCAAACAACTGCGGGTATTTCTTACCGCTTCTAACGTGCCAGTTACCCACATATAAAAAAGGCGGGGTAAAACCCCGCCTTTCACTAAATCTAAAATAGTTATTACCGTTCAAACTTGCGGTATTTAATACGGTGTGGCTGTGTTGCCTCTGCACCCAAGCGGCGCTTCTTATCTTCTTCATACGCTTCGAAGTTACCTTCAAACCATTCAACATGGCTGTTACCTTCAAAAGCAAGAATATGTGTTGCGATACGGTCAAGGAAGAAGCGGTCGTGACTGATAACCACAGCACAACCAGCGAAGTTTTCAATCGCTTCCTCAAGCGCAGCTAGTGTTTCTGTATCAAGGTCATTTGTCGGTTCATCGAACAGTAGCACGTTGCCGCCTTCTTTCAGCATCTTCGCCATATGAACACGGTTACGTTCACCACCAGAAAGCAGACCTAGTTTCTTCTGCTGATCACCACCCTTAAAGTTAAAGGCACCACAGTAAGCACGGGTGCTGATCTCTGTTTTACCGAAGTAGAAGATGTCATGACCGTCAGAAATTTCTTCCCAAACGTTCTTATTGTCATCTAGTGAATCTCGGCTCTGATCCACATAACCAAGCTCAACGGTATCACCAATCTCAATTGAGCCAGCATCTGGCTGTTCCTGACCAGTAATAAGTTTAAAGAGAGTTGATTTACCAGCACCGTTTGCACCAATCACACCAACGATGCCACCCGGTGGCAGGCTGAAGGATAGATTTTCAAATAGTAGCTTATCACCAAATGCCTTTGTAAGACCTTCAGCTTCAATTACCTTACCACCGAGGCGTGCTGGTGGCTGAATTTTAATCTGTGCTGGGCCGGATACACGCTCTTGCTGCTGCTGAAGCATTTCATCATATGCCTTGATACGGGCTTTTGATTTTGCCTGGCGTGCTTTCGGGCTCTGTCTGATCCACTCAAGCTCGGCATTCATTGCTTTTTCGCGTGATTTATCAGCGCGTTCTTCCTGCGCCATACGCTTGGTCTTCATTTCAAGCCAAGCGCTATAGTTACCTTCGAACGGGATACCACGCCCACGGTCAAGCTCAAGAACCCACTCAACAACATTATCAAGGAAGTAACGGTCGTGCGTCACGAGAATTACACAGCCTTTATACTGCTGTAGATACTGCTCAAGCCACGCTACAGATTCAGCGTCAAGGTGGTTTGTTGGCTCATCGAGAAGCAGGATATTTGGCTTTTCTAGAAGCAGCTTACAAAGAGCTACACGGCGTTTCTCACCACCAGAAAGCTTATCAACAGACCAATCATTTGGTGGGCAGCAAAGTGCGTCCATCGCCACTTCCGCCTGAGACTGAAGGTCCCACGCATCAGCTGCATCAATTTGCTCCTGAAGTTCACCCATACGGTTCAGAAGATCCATATTCTCAGGATCCATACCGTAATCACCAGCAACTTGGTTAAACTCGTCTACGAGGGACTGAGTTTCAGCTAGGCCAAGCATTACGTTACCTAGAACATCAAGGTTTTCATCAAGCTGTGGTTCCTGCGGAAGGTAACCAACCTTGATACCGTCAGCCGCCCAGGCTTCACCCTGGAATTCTGTATCCATACCAGCCATGATTTTCATGAGCGTGGATTTACCGGCACCGTTCTGACCAATGATGGAAATCTTTGCATCAGGCAGGAAGTTAAGAGAGATATTGTTCAGAACCTGCTTACCACCTGGATATGTTTTCGACAGGCGGTGCATCTGATACACGTATTGATAAGAAGCCATTCTTTACTGGTCCTTGAAGTCTGAAAAATTAAATTAGTCTGCTGTTACCTTAGTTAGCACCAAAGAACAAGCGCGAACGCACGCTTTAACGTGCATTCCGAGGGAAAGTTTCAAACGTGATCAAGCCATCATCCAGATGCACCCACGGCATACGAGTACGTACATAAGCATGCCCCTCAGGCTTGAATTCCGAGGCGTTTTCAAAAAGTGCTACATGCAGATGAATTTCATCCGGCCACGCTTCACCTTCAAAAGCAATACTACTGCCGCAGGTACCACAGAAACTCCGCTTCACACTCGCACTGGATTTAAAGATTTTTGGAGTATCTCCGCTGAAACGCACATGCTCTGCCGCAAACCCCGCATATGTTGCAAAACCTGCGCTCGTCGCTTTTTGGCAACTCGGGCAATGGCAATGCCCCACCCAGCGTTCCTTACCGTACACCTCAACATGCACAGCCCCGCAAAGACATTTACCAGTATAGAGTGGTTCACACGTCATAATAATCCCCATATCTTGATAGAAAATATGGGGAAAAGGCAAAGTTATTTCAACAGCATAATAAAACGATCAGGAAAGCTGATGTTGAATAAGGGTAGCGCACACTGCCAACATGATAATGGCAATAAGGGAATCTAGAATACGCCACGTTATTTTCTTTCGGAACAAAGGAGCAGCCTTCTTTGCGCCATATGCCAAACCATAAAACCAGATGGCTGACGCCGTCCAGGCACCAATCATAAAGGCATTCCGAAGCGCATCAGTTTCATATTTAATGCTTACGCCACCGATTAGCACCATCGTGTCTACATAAACCCATGGATTCAAAAATGTGAAAGCAAGTGTGTGCAGGATAGCGATTTTCACACCCTGTCCGGCCGCATCACCAGCAGATGCATCAATATCATCCTGAGTAATAGCTTCTGGCTTTAAGGCAGACTTAGCGCTTTTTAAAGCAAACCAAAGCAGGAAAACAGCTCCTCCCCACCCCATCCAAGTGGAAAGCGCTTCATTTTCTGCGATGATTTTTCCCGTCCCGAAAACACCCAGACCAATTAGCAAGATATCAGACAAAAAGCATACGGTGGCCACAGGTAGTACATGGCGCTGCCTCAAACCTTGCCTAAGCAAATATGCATTCTGCGGGCCGATAGCGACAATCAACCCAAATGAAATCATAAAGCCTTCTATAAATATCGGCATTGTCGTCACCGCAGAATCCCTATTTCAGAACTTTCATCTGCAATATCACACTGTGCTCATATTCAATAGATCAAGCTCCTGATGCAAAGATGAAAAGAACTTAAGTACCTTACTGAAAAACTTAATCGCATATTTTCTGCTATAGTCGGGTTCTTACTCAAGTGATTGGAGGTCTATAGCCCTTAGGAACGTTAATAGGAAAAATGGCCAACAGGAGAGAAAATATGAAAGATACTTTTGAGAAATTTAGTGGCATGACCGTGGCACTACACTGGCTTGTCGGCTTGTCTATTATTGGGCTAATTGCTGTTGGTATCTATATGGAAGAAAACGAAGTTTATGCACTTTATGA
This DNA window, taken from Kordiimonas sp. SCSIO 12603, encodes the following:
- a CDS encoding energy transducer TonB; this encodes MSILKNTVFATVITMSAALPAISSETTKNWQDAFRSKLANANQYPNNALNRNIEGTVKIRVKFDKDGSVKGAEVFQSSGHKVLDKEALQSVIAVKSLPSLPDNHKEMSVIVPVVFQIQDRAIARSTSSVRVFASAHQ
- a CDS encoding outer membrane protein — protein: MKNTIIAIASAAFLSSVAVADDTKKFDGAFAGVEAGYADFGAADAFIYGAEAGYRKQFNNNVVVGIEGTFTGVDLNGVDFLWSTTLTAGRTFGTNNDHLLFLGAGLAQINTDFGSSEAFKTDLGYEYALENGFSVRVKATTYDFDDFQTTAGISYRF
- the ettA gene encoding energy-dependent translational throttle protein EttA; translated protein: MASYQYVYQMHRLSKTYPGGKQVLNNISLNFLPDAKISIIGQNGAGKSTLMKIMAGMDTEFQGEAWAADGIKVGYLPQEPQLDENLDVLGNVMLGLAETQSLVDEFNQVAGDYGMDPENMDLLNRMGELQEQIDAADAWDLQSQAEVAMDALCCPPNDWSVDKLSGGEKRRVALCKLLLEKPNILLLDEPTNHLDAESVAWLEQYLQQYKGCVILVTHDRYFLDNVVEWVLELDRGRGIPFEGNYSAWLEMKTKRMAQEERADKSREKAMNAELEWIRQSPKARQAKSKARIKAYDEMLQQQQERVSGPAQIKIQPPARLGGKVIEAEGLTKAFGDKLLFENLSFSLPPGGIVGVIGANGAGKSTLFKLITGQEQPDAGSIEIGDTVELGYVDQSRDSLDDNKNVWEEISDGHDIFYFGKTEISTRAYCGAFNFKGGDQQKKLGLLSGGERNRVHMAKMLKEGGNVLLFDEPTNDLDTETLAALEEAIENFAGCAVVISHDRFFLDRIATHILAFEGNSHVEWFEGNFEAYEEDKKRRLGAEATQPHRIKYRKFER
- a CDS encoding GFA family protein, producing MTCEPLYTGKCLCGAVHVEVYGKERWVGHCHCPSCQKATSAGFATYAGFAAEHVRFSGDTPKIFKSSASVKRSFCGTCGSSIAFEGEAWPDEIHLHVALFENASEFKPEGHAYVRTRMPWVHLDDGLITFETFPRNAR
- a CDS encoding LysE/ArgO family amino acid transporter, producing MPIFIEGFMISFGLIVAIGPQNAYLLRQGLRQRHVLPVATVCFLSDILLIGLGVFGTGKIIAENEALSTWMGWGGAVFLLWFALKSAKSALKPEAITQDDIDASAGDAAGQGVKIAILHTLAFTFLNPWVYVDTMVLIGGVSIKYETDALRNAFMIGAWTASAIWFYGLAYGAKKAAPLFRKKITWRILDSLIAIIMLAVCATLIQHQLS